The following nucleotide sequence is from Deltaproteobacteria bacterium HGW-Deltaproteobacteria-2.
GATCTTCCTTCACAGGAAAGAATTTCTTGCATTCCTTACACATTGGCATTAAATGTCACCTCCTCCTTTGTTTTTATTTTTCGCTCTGAATTCTGCTAAATAACCCTTAACTTCAGCTAATTCGGCTTTGGTATAGTATCCCTTCTCGGCAAATTCATCCCAAAGAGGAATGAGTCTCTTCTTCCAAACATCAATCTCCGCCGGCGTCATTTTAACCTCTTTCATGCCGTATTTTATCATGGCATCGACGCTTTTCATATTGCTTGCACGGACTTTCTGCCTGAAATCCTTCTCTACTTCCATTGTAAAATTATCCATCGCAATTTGAATATCCTTGGGAAGAAGGTTCCATGTCGGTATCGTTATAATGCCAGCTGCCGGAGAATATCGAATGCGAGTAGGATTGATATATTTCATAACAGTATACATCTGAGTACCGACCGCCCAGAGAGCCGGGGCGATAAATGTATCGCAGACTCCTGTGCGGATTGATGAAGCTACCTCGGGTATGCGAATGGGTAAAGGACTCGCGCCCATGGCTTTCAGAGCCTTCTCTTCCAGAGGCCCATACCATGTTAAGACCCTGCTATTCCTAAAATCATCAGGTGTCCTGATTTCGCGTTTCGTGGAGTAGATTTGATCAAAATCCTGTTCTGCCAGCAAAATAAGGTGATATCCTCTCTTTTCAAACCACTTACTCAACCGGGGTCTTAACTTAGAGTAAACATATTCCACCTCGTCATAATTCTCAAACAGGAACGGGAGTTCTATCAATGACAACTCCGGACAGGCCATTACCATTCCCTGTCCGCTAAATGCTCCTCCCTGTAATTGCCCGTTGCGCATCTTGGCTAATATATCCTGGTCATCACCCATTGCACCGCCGTAATACCAATCCAACTCCACCTGGCCATTCGTCACCTTTTTAATCCCGGGATTAACTATCTTTTTGATTAAAGCAGCCCAGCCGACTCCTTCCGGCGCCAGCGTACCCAGCTTTAAAACATAAACGGTTTTACCGTTTATAGTGTGTTTAAAGTTATCCAAATTAGCTCCCCATGCTTCTTGAAGCAAAGACACTGAACCTAGAAAGAGCACAACCAATCCCACACAAAGAAGCCTCACAACCTTTTTACATTTCATAAATCCCTTCCCCTTTCTGAAATAATAATTGATTACCTCTAAATTTGTTTTATTCTTGATGTTTCTACTGCATCAAGTTCATAAAAAAATTTAGCCGATTGCAGTTGATCTTCTTGTGACGCTGTCGAAAAGTACTTTGGCTTCAAATGCTAAACCAGAGTGAAGCTATAAATCACATCCACTCTTTTAAGAGAAAACTACTTCTTATAATAATCAAACCACTGGTCTTTATGTGTCATGTTGTACCGCGCTTTCTGTTTGGACAGCTCATTAAGGATGCACAAGCCACCTCCCACCTTACAGGAGTCCATCTCCAGCACCCGGTTGTTCAACTGGTCATACCATTGTGAATCTTTGATGCGCGGGGCAAGATATCTTGCCTGCAATACATCCACCATTCCAAATTCACCATTTTCCGCCTTGTTGCCATTAGCAAACGCTTCCCTGGACGCTTCCGGTCCAGTGCCCATACCGCCGAATGAGGGCACGAGTGTGTGAAAAATACCCAGAATAAGCCAGTTTACCCCCCAGGAATACTTAGGATCGAGCTCGACAGAGCGATAAGCCGTGGCAACACCGTACTGAATATCAACAATCTCCTCCGGCGTTTCCAACTGTAACGTACAGCGTTTGGCAAGATTAGCCCCATACCAGGTCAGAGCCTTCAAATCGTCTTTTGTCAGGAACTTGACGGCGTCAGGAACAGGAGTTCCGCTTTCTACCGCTTTACGGAATTTGGAATTATTGACCTTCAGTGCCCGCATACCATATTCCGTTCCGACTCTGTACAGTGATATGGCATATTCGGGATCTTCATCCTCTACATAAAGAGCGTAGCCCGCATACAAGAAAGATGTTGTTGCCAAAAGGTTATAATCGTTTGGAGCCAGTTCGGTCAGGCCGGTAATTACCAGCAGAGCACCGGGAAGACCGTCTTTGAGAAAATCGCCATTTTTCTGTCTCAGAAGATTATCCACGAGATCGTCCACCGACCTATCCAGCATAGGAACGACGGTTCTCTGCACAGTGTGCCTTGTTGCTGTGCAGCCGGATAAACCTACGACAAGAAAAAAAATCAACCAGAGAATTACAGTACCTTTAAAAAACAGCCTAATCCCTTTCATCATCAGTCCGACCTCCTTCTTTAAACTTTATTCTGAAAGCAACTACACATCTTTAGTTATGAATACTGTAATGTTCCACAGCAAGTAATTCAGCCCTCTGGCGTGTCTGATGATCTAGGGCTGATTTTCTGTTTACGGTAAGATTCTGTCACGAGATCAACCTGTTCAGAGCAAATATTTACCCGCTTATCTAATCTGGCTTTGATAGGCATACATACGGTTGGTTGTTCTGCAACACTGATTTTAATAACCATGTGAATACGTTGCTAGTTTAAAGTTCGGTCAGCGATACTCATAAACGTATCCCATTATCAGGAATATTAAATCATGTTCAAAAATACTATTGTCGACAATTCACGACTTTTATTATATAGAATATTTTAATTGTCAAGAATTTCTTTAAAATTCTCGTAAAAAGAAACACTTGGAGAAGACCATACATTCCTGTTGCTCTCCAATATTATTTAGGATAAATATTACTGACACGATTGAACAAATATTTATCGCAACGTCGGAGGTATAGGATGGCTATAGAATTCAAGGCATCAAAAGGATTGGCGCAGCAGATAGCTGAATATCTCGGCTTTCGTATCATTCACATGGAGCTGAAGCCGGGTGAACGTCTCCTTGAGGCAAAATTGGCTGAGGAAATGGGTGTCAGCCGAGCGCCTTTGCGTGAAGCATTGCGCATACTCGAGATGAACGGCCTTGTAGAATTTGAGCCCAGGCGCGGTGTCAGGGTAAGCGAAATGACGGAGAAATCTATTCTGTTAATTAACGATGTGGTCAAAGAAGTCATAGGCCTTCTTGCGCAGCGTGGTGTAGAAAATGCAAACGCAGAAGATTATGAGATAATTACTCAGGGAGGAAAAGCGTTGGGGGAATATGCCGAAACAGGAGATATTTCAGGTTATCTTAATGCTACACTGGATTTTGTCCGTTCGGCCTGTAAAGCGACCAAGAATCCATTTTTGGAGAAGGTGGTTCTCTACTTCTGGCCTATAGCCAGCCGAATTCAATATGTTTCACGCATCTCCAAAAAAGAAGAGTTAAAAAAGAACGTGAAGTACTTCGAGCGTGCTCTAAAATACTTTAATGATAAAAATGCTGATATGACAGCCAGAGAAATGCGAAACTTAGTCGAGAATGAGGCAAAGAATGCAATCAAATATTTACGTGAAAAAGGCTACGCAAAATAAGCGATTGTGAGTATAGTCGGGTCGAAGTTTTTCGTAAGAACCATAGCGACATTTGATAGATGACAATCGGGCAACTAGTGTTCCTGACTTTGAACCCAAAGCTCTTTCCTGACGGCCGGAAATTATGTCGATAACGTACAAAATTTCATAACCGCACTTTTTGGAATGTATTGATTAGAGGCCCCTGTGTCTCGTTTATGCCTCCGCATCGAATGTGTCATTTGTGACTCCCGTAGACTTCAGTTCGCCCTTCTTGATCCGGAAGGTTTCGGTCCTGGGGAAGTCATCTACCATACGAATGTAGCGTGGTATGGCAAATTTAGCGAGCTTGTTTTGGAGAAAATCCCATAGCTCTTTGCCGGATAGTTTATTACCCTCCACAAGCTTGACAGAGGCCATGATATCATCTTCGGTCATCTCGGAAGGTATTGCATACACGGCTGCTTCTAGTACCGATGGATGTTTGAGGATGGCCTGTTCCACGTCATAAGCCGACACGTTCTCACCTCTGCGCCGCATGGAATCCGTACTGCGGCCCACGAAGTAGATGTAGCCCTGCTCGTCCTGGTACATGAGATCGCCGGTGTATTCCCACTCGCCTTTTGTCTTCTCTCCTGATGCATTCGGATTTTTGTAATACTCCACCGAGCTCTTCTTGTTCGGATCCACTTTGAAGAGAAGTTCGCCGGTGACACCTGCAGGCACGTCAATACCTTTATCGTCAACGAGCCTGATAATGGAATTCATGGGCTTTCCGATGGATCCCTTTGGTCCGTCGCCAAAATTAGCGATGAATCCGGTACCGTCGATGGCCGCATAGGCCTCCCATATTTTGACATTAAACCTTTTTTCGAATGGCACCCACAAGGCTGCAGGGCACCCGGCCGACAATATCCTCACGACCTGATGACTTTTTTCATAGGGACTCTCCGGCTGCTTCATGAGGATTGGAATA
It contains:
- a CDS encoding C4-dicarboxylate ABC transporter substrate-binding protein, which produces MKCKKVVRLLCVGLVVLFLGSVSLLQEAWGANLDNFKHTINGKTVYVLKLGTLAPEGVGWAALIKKIVNPGIKKVTNGQVELDWYYGGAMGDDQDILAKMRNGQLQGGAFSGQGMVMACPELSLIELPFLFENYDEVEYVYSKLRPRLSKWFEKRGYHLILLAEQDFDQIYSTKREIRTPDDFRNSRVLTWYGPLEEKALKAMGASPLPIRIPEVASSIRTGVCDTFIAPALWAVGTQMYTVMKYINPTRIRYSPAAGIITIPTWNLLPKDIQIAMDNFTMEVEKDFRQKVRASNMKSVDAMIKYGMKEVKMTPAEIDVWKKRLIPLWDEFAEKGYYTKAELAEVKGYLAEFRAKNKNKGGGDI